A region from the Streptosporangium sp. NBC_01756 genome encodes:
- a CDS encoding response regulator transcription factor produces the protein MAHLLLVEDDAQVRSALSRALTDHGHAVISAAAGMTGLTRALEDRPDLVVLDLGLPDLDGCEVLRMLRAVSAVPVIVATARDAEPEIVRALDAGADDYVVKPFSAAQLDARIRAVLRRGRDAGTEAAPVRVGGLLIEPAGREAFLDGALLDLTPKEFDLLHYLAVRPGQVVSKRELLAEVWRMAYGGADKTVDVHLSWLRRKLGESAQRSRYLQTVHGVGVKVVDPGRAEPG, from the coding sequence GTGGCTCACCTGCTTCTCGTCGAGGACGACGCTCAGGTGCGCTCCGCGCTGAGCCGCGCGCTCACCGACCACGGTCATGCCGTGATCTCAGCCGCCGCGGGCATGACGGGGCTCACCCGGGCGCTGGAGGACCGGCCCGACCTGGTCGTGCTCGATCTCGGCCTTCCCGACCTCGACGGCTGCGAGGTGCTGCGCATGCTCCGGGCCGTCAGTGCCGTCCCGGTCATCGTGGCGACCGCGCGTGACGCCGAGCCGGAGATCGTCCGGGCGCTGGACGCCGGTGCCGACGACTACGTGGTCAAGCCGTTCAGCGCGGCCCAGCTGGACGCGCGGATCCGGGCCGTGCTGCGCCGTGGCCGCGATGCCGGCACCGAGGCGGCGCCGGTACGGGTCGGCGGGCTGCTCATCGAGCCGGCGGGCAGGGAGGCGTTCCTCGACGGGGCCCTCCTCGACCTGACACCCAAGGAGTTCGACCTGCTGCACTACCTCGCGGTCCGCCCCGGCCAGGTCGTCTCCAAGCGGGAACTGCTGGCGGAGGTGTGGCGGATGGCGTACGGCGGGGCGGACAAGACCGTCGACGTCCACCTGTCCTGGCTGCGCCGCAAGCTCGGCGAGAGCGCCCAACGCTCTCGCTACCTGCAGACCGTCCACGGGGTCGGTGTGAAGGTCGTTGACCCGGGCCGTGCGGAGCCCGGATGA
- a CDS encoding FtsX-like permease family protein: MMWRLPFRTVRAHLGSYLASAAVLAAGTALLTAFASLLETGLETGRSSGFLIMLPAILGGWTVAIVAFGVVSTISLTIQHREQELALLRSIAATPRQIRQSVVLETVIVALPAVAVGLLPGVGLGSIVLGRLVDATLVESSVELTAGWLCVAIGAGTSLVAAVGAALISSRRAASIPPVRALSEASPSATRALTRVRAISGLGLLAVGLSLAATTLFMENGPLLSSTAGPAGVAVAVGLALLSPVALLPVRWLSQARIGATARLATRNAHVRAKHSAGVASPLILLVGIAAGTLYMQSTEDSIHRGPVAAGDVSGQLAPVNYLIVIMIIGFSAIVVINTLVAATRRRRREFGLLRLSAATRDQVLKMVTVEAVVTACIAVVLGTVAAAATTVPYSLVKTGSPIASGPVWMYLAIVGGAFLLVMVATIPTTMGALRTRPVDALSAA, translated from the coding sequence ATGATGTGGCGACTGCCTTTCCGCACCGTCCGCGCCCACCTCGGGTCGTACCTCGCCTCGGCCGCCGTGCTGGCCGCGGGGACCGCCCTGCTCACCGCGTTCGCGAGCCTGCTGGAGACCGGCCTGGAGACCGGCCGCAGCTCCGGATTCCTGATCATGCTGCCTGCCATCCTGGGTGGGTGGACGGTGGCGATCGTGGCCTTCGGCGTGGTCTCCACCATCTCCCTGACGATCCAGCACCGGGAGCAGGAGCTCGCGCTGCTACGGTCGATCGCCGCCACCCCGCGGCAGATCCGGCAGAGCGTCGTGCTGGAGACGGTGATCGTGGCACTGCCCGCGGTCGCTGTGGGCCTGCTGCCCGGGGTCGGGCTCGGGTCGATCGTCCTCGGGCGGCTGGTGGACGCCACCCTGGTCGAGTCCTCCGTCGAGTTGACCGCGGGCTGGCTCTGCGTCGCGATCGGCGCAGGCACCTCCCTGGTCGCGGCGGTCGGTGCCGCCCTGATCTCCAGCAGACGGGCCGCGTCCATTCCGCCGGTACGTGCGCTGAGCGAGGCGTCGCCGTCGGCGACCCGGGCGCTCACCCGCGTTCGGGCGATCAGCGGCCTGGGGTTGCTGGCCGTCGGTCTGAGCCTGGCGGCGACGACCCTCTTCATGGAGAACGGCCCGCTGCTCTCCAGCACCGCGGGCCCGGCGGGCGTCGCCGTCGCGGTCGGGCTCGCCCTGCTGAGCCCGGTGGCCCTGCTGCCCGTCCGGTGGCTCTCCCAGGCCCGGATCGGAGCCACCGCCCGGCTGGCCACCCGCAACGCCCACGTGCGGGCGAAGCACAGTGCCGGCGTGGCGTCGCCGCTGATCCTCCTGGTCGGCATCGCGGCCGGAACCCTGTACATGCAGAGCACGGAGGACAGCATCCATCGCGGACCCGTCGCCGCGGGCGACGTCAGCGGGCAGCTCGCTCCGGTGAACTACCTGATCGTCATCATGATCATCGGTTTCTCGGCGATCGTGGTGATCAACACCCTCGTCGCGGCCACCCGCCGGCGGCGCCGCGAGTTCGGCCTCCTGCGACTGTCCGCCGCCACCCGTGACCAGGTGCTGAAGATGGTCACCGTCGAGGCCGTCGTGACCGCCTGCATCGCCGTCGTGCTGGGCACCGTGGCCGCCGCGGCCACCACGGTTCCGTACAGCCTGGTCAAAACCGGCTCGCCGATCGCCTCCGGTCCGGTGTGGATGTATCTCGCCATCGTCGGCGGCGCCTTCCTGCTCGTGATGGTGGCCACGATCCCGACGACCATGGGCGCCCTGCGCACCCGGCCGGTCGACGCCCTCTCCGCGGCATAG
- a CDS encoding ABC transporter ATP-binding protein, which produces MTRTAYSNAPQKTSQYALELHKVIKRHGHGDAVVTALDGVTMYIPRGTFTAVMGPSGSGKSTLLHCAAGLDRPTAGSVVLDGHELSDLDETALTRLRRDRMGFIFQSFNLVPTLTVAQNVVLPLEFAGRRPDGRAVRALLARLGLAERIDHRPAELSGGQQQRVAIARAVLSQPAVVFADEPTGALDTQSAREVLGILREAVSLSGQTIVMVTHDPVAASYADTVVFFADGQIVDNMSRPNPEAVAARMAQLSAAARSAGTAAAGQGHRDGGVR; this is translated from the coding sequence ATGACTCGTACGGCGTACTCAAACGCACCGCAGAAAACCTCGCAATACGCCCTTGAACTGCATAAAGTGATCAAGCGCCACGGGCATGGCGATGCCGTCGTGACCGCGCTGGACGGGGTGACGATGTACATCCCCCGGGGCACCTTCACCGCGGTGATGGGCCCGTCGGGCTCGGGGAAGAGCACCCTGCTGCACTGCGCCGCCGGACTCGACCGGCCGACGGCCGGATCCGTGGTGCTGGACGGTCACGAGCTGAGCGACCTGGACGAAACGGCGCTGACCCGGCTGCGACGCGATCGCATGGGGTTCATTTTCCAGTCGTTCAACCTCGTCCCGACGCTGACGGTGGCGCAGAATGTGGTCCTCCCCCTTGAGTTCGCCGGCCGCCGTCCCGACGGGCGGGCCGTACGGGCGCTGCTCGCCCGGTTGGGGCTCGCCGAACGGATCGACCATCGACCGGCGGAGCTGTCCGGCGGCCAGCAGCAACGGGTGGCCATCGCCCGCGCCGTGCTCTCCCAGCCCGCCGTCGTCTTCGCGGACGAGCCGACCGGTGCGCTGGACACCCAGTCCGCGCGCGAAGTGCTCGGCATCCTGCGGGAGGCGGTGAGCCTGAGCGGGCAGACGATCGTCATGGTGACCCACGACCCGGTCGCCGCCTCCTATGCCGACACGGTGGTGTTCTTCGCCGACGGGCAGATCGTGGACAACATGTCGCGGCCGAATCCAGAGGCGGTGGCCGCACGGATGGCCCAGCTGTCCGCGGCGGCCCGATCCGCCGGAACGGCCGCCGCCGGGCAGGGCCACCGGGACGGTGGCGTCCGATGA
- a CDS encoding TetR/AcrR family transcriptional regulator, translating into MPTCEMCGRTLRPAVRGRPPRYCSRACRARAYRMRVADRSADDAGADVQAQDRVRDRVEDRRVPERDEAGAPEGTLDRPLIVHTAIELADHDGVAAVSMRRIATELRVGVMSLYRYVASREELNDLMVDTVFGERPLPEPGPDGWRAKLELSAREEWALYRDHPWVSHLVAATTRPPIAPNLMAYTDWRMRAVAGHRLDFTTMVQVAIMIGTYLQSAAMPLAHETQAARASRHTRQQWADARQDALHRTMRTARLPMVSEFGSEAFQASEPENIFEFGLHRMLDGVATLLESGKSGR; encoded by the coding sequence GTGCCGACATGTGAGATGTGTGGACGGACGTTGCGCCCCGCCGTACGGGGGCGGCCGCCGCGGTACTGCTCGCGCGCGTGCCGGGCACGCGCCTACCGCATGCGGGTCGCGGACCGTTCGGCGGACGACGCCGGAGCCGATGTCCAGGCCCAGGATCGAGTCCGGGACCGGGTCGAGGATCGGCGGGTGCCCGAGCGGGACGAGGCCGGTGCCCCGGAGGGAACTCTGGATCGGCCGCTCATCGTGCACACCGCGATCGAACTCGCCGACCACGACGGCGTCGCCGCGGTGTCCATGCGGCGCATCGCCACGGAACTCCGGGTGGGCGTGATGTCGCTGTACCGCTATGTCGCAAGCCGCGAGGAACTCAACGATCTGATGGTGGACACCGTCTTCGGGGAACGGCCGCTCCCCGAACCGGGCCCGGACGGCTGGCGGGCCAAGCTGGAGCTCTCCGCCCGTGAGGAGTGGGCGCTCTACCGGGACCATCCCTGGGTGTCGCATCTCGTCGCGGCCACCACCCGGCCGCCCATCGCCCCGAACCTGATGGCGTACACGGACTGGCGCATGCGGGCCGTGGCCGGTCACCGGCTGGACTTCACCACCATGGTCCAGGTCGCCATCATGATCGGCACATACCTGCAGAGCGCGGCCATGCCCCTCGCCCACGAGACACAGGCGGCGCGGGCGTCCCGCCACACCCGGCAGCAGTGGGCGGACGCCCGGCAGGACGCGCTGCACCGCACCATGCGCACCGCGCGGCTTCCCATGGTGTCGGAGTTCGGCAGTGAGGCGTTTCAGGCGTCCGAGCCGGAGAACATCTTCGAGTTCGGTCTCCACCGCATGCTCGACGGCGTCGCCACCCTGCTCGAATCGGGCAAAAGCGGCAGGTGA
- a CDS encoding cell wall protein, whose translation MTSRRQLLKSAVLGGGVGIVAATALGSLGPEAAFGATAPDVEPGAPDPNFAEGRIRSIKDNTLLVLGSNLVFHNIRVVDGTSLWKLGPTTFDQAKPGDGLYARGVRMPDGVLAAESVWLNIVNLKGHVSNITSEKLHLDHNGQEVLCHRVAGKSIAVYSDAPPSADLSPLRVGQHVQILGAWRPGTNEVDIATVFSPH comes from the coding sequence ATGACCAGCAGAAGACAACTGCTCAAGTCCGCCGTTCTCGGGGGCGGGGTCGGCATCGTCGCCGCGACCGCGCTGGGATCACTCGGCCCGGAGGCGGCCTTCGGCGCCACCGCACCCGACGTCGAGCCCGGCGCGCCCGATCCCAACTTCGCCGAGGGCCGGATCCGTTCCATCAAGGACAACACGCTCCTCGTCCTGGGGTCGAACCTGGTGTTCCACAACATCAGGGTCGTCGACGGCACGAGCCTGTGGAAGCTGGGCCCCACCACCTTCGACCAGGCCAAGCCCGGTGACGGCCTCTACGCCCGGGGTGTTCGCATGCCGGACGGGGTGCTGGCCGCCGAGTCGGTGTGGCTCAACATCGTCAACCTCAAGGGCCACGTCAGCAACATCACCAGCGAGAAGCTCCATCTCGACCACAACGGGCAGGAGGTCCTCTGCCACCGCGTGGCGGGCAAGTCGATCGCCGTCTACTCCGACGCACCGCCCTCCGCCGACCTGTCGCCGCTGCGCGTGGGTCAGCACGTGCAGATCCTGGGCGCCTGGCGGCCGGGCACCAACGAAGTCGACATCGCCACGGTCTTCTCCCCTCACTAG
- a CDS encoding MauE/DoxX family redox-associated membrane protein, which yields MYGIAALQPYVIGLFLLWAALMKLLDRRMRAQAGQTALGRLVGSARAVPALRLVGVLELAVAAALLLPPALPVEGAAATVLSAGFLAYLSYAHLAAPTSSCGCLGAHSRPVNWRGFTRAGLLLAMSLAAVWARPYPADPWLVALGLAEAVALLGLSAELDRHWLMPLRRLLVRLRKPLAVPSPQEIPLEVSMRLLYLSPAYCSASVQLTSDVQDVWDEDGLRFVVYAAGERTAVFAVPVPGDDPSAVRVALTDEPALI from the coding sequence ATGTATGGGATCGCCGCGCTGCAGCCGTATGTGATCGGCCTCTTCCTGCTCTGGGCCGCCCTGATGAAACTGCTCGACCGGCGGATGCGGGCGCAGGCCGGGCAGACCGCCCTGGGCCGGCTGGTCGGCTCGGCGCGCGCGGTCCCCGCTCTCCGGCTCGTCGGAGTGCTGGAGCTCGCGGTGGCGGCCGCGCTGCTGCTGCCACCCGCGCTCCCCGTGGAGGGCGCGGCCGCCACCGTGCTCTCCGCGGGATTCCTCGCCTATCTCAGCTACGCGCACCTGGCCGCGCCCACCTCGTCATGCGGCTGCCTGGGCGCGCACTCGCGGCCGGTGAACTGGCGCGGTTTCACCCGGGCGGGCCTCCTGCTCGCCATGAGCCTCGCGGCGGTCTGGGCACGGCCGTATCCGGCGGACCCGTGGCTCGTGGCACTGGGCCTGGCGGAGGCCGTCGCCCTGCTGGGGCTCTCGGCCGAGCTGGACCGCCACTGGCTGATGCCCCTGCGCCGGCTTCTCGTACGGCTGCGCAAGCCGCTCGCCGTACCCTCACCTCAGGAGATCCCGCTGGAGGTCAGCATGCGCCTCCTCTATCTCAGCCCCGCCTACTGCTCGGCGTCCGTACAGCTCACCTCGGACGTCCAGGACGTGTGGGACGAGGACGGCCTGCGGTTCGTGGTCTACGCGGCCGGAGAACGCACGGCGGTGTTCGCCGTTCCGGTCCCCGGCGACGATCCGTCGGCCGTCCGTGTCGCCCTCACCGACGAGCCCGCGCTCATCTGA
- a CDS encoding protein kinase domain-containing protein: protein MTARIIQDRYELRSRLGRGGMGTVWLAWDRTLRRSVALKEVVLAPHGEDMAVRRERAMLEARAAARIRHPAVVDIYDAFMDDESPWIVMAYIEGTALNRRIERQILSEREIARVGREVLAGLAAVHDAQVLHRDVKPANIIVDPGDRVFLVDFGIARISGESGLTSANMLLGTVEFMAPERIDGHAVGPASDLWSLGVTLFCALEGYSPFLRDSLIETTRAVAAGRPPRFRRPGPLADAITGLLVTVPARRMEAAELGWRLDTILAGPASRPRGRDPRPREREEPKRRPGSGAGREVRRGNDVHDSGPGREVRRGNGAHDSGPGWAGEGRDGGNPLLDRPRQEAAALLGSMEPKAAGRLLDGAAEAAGAAAEVLALLPLPRAARVIDHMTPHRAARLVGAMPPSRSASILAHTDDRVMAAVLGALGIVPAAVRLVEAMTMRRACRVLGYVPPAVVAELLSATSDGRADRLLDGLSRAVRDEIARLAGGA from the coding sequence ATGACGGCACGAATCATCCAAGACCGGTACGAGCTGAGGTCCCGGCTCGGCAGAGGCGGCATGGGCACGGTGTGGCTCGCCTGGGACCGGACGCTGCGGCGATCCGTCGCCCTCAAAGAGGTCGTGCTGGCGCCGCACGGCGAGGACATGGCCGTGCGGCGGGAGAGGGCAATGCTCGAAGCGCGTGCCGCCGCGCGGATCCGGCATCCGGCGGTCGTCGACATCTACGACGCCTTCATGGACGACGAATCGCCGTGGATCGTCATGGCGTACATCGAGGGCACGGCGCTGAACCGCCGGATCGAGCGGCAGATCCTCTCCGAGCGGGAGATCGCCCGGGTGGGACGCGAGGTGCTGGCCGGGCTGGCCGCCGTACACGACGCACAGGTGCTCCACCGGGACGTGAAACCGGCCAACATCATCGTCGATCCCGGCGACCGGGTCTTCCTGGTCGATTTCGGGATCGCGCGGATCTCCGGGGAGAGCGGCCTCACTTCGGCCAACATGCTGCTCGGAACCGTCGAGTTCATGGCGCCGGAACGGATCGACGGGCACGCGGTGGGGCCGGCGTCGGACCTGTGGTCGCTGGGAGTGACGCTGTTCTGCGCGCTGGAGGGCTACTCGCCGTTCCTCCGTGACAGCCTGATCGAAACGACGCGGGCGGTCGCCGCCGGGCGTCCTCCGCGCTTCCGGCGACCGGGCCCGCTCGCCGACGCGATCACCGGCCTGCTCGTCACCGTCCCCGCCCGGCGGATGGAAGCGGCCGAGTTGGGGTGGCGGCTGGACACGATCCTCGCGGGCCCGGCGTCACGGCCCCGAGGACGGGATCCGCGGCCCCGTGAACGGGAGGAGCCGAAGAGGCGCCCTGGCTCGGGAGCGGGCCGGGAGGTGCGGCGCGGAAACGATGTGCACGACTCAGGGCCGGGCCGGGAGGTGCGGCGCGGAAACGGTGCGCACGACTCAGGGCCGGGTTGGGCGGGGGAGGGCCGCGACGGCGGAAACCCGCTGCTTGATCGGCCCCGCCAGGAGGCCGCCGCCCTGCTCGGCTCGATGGAGCCGAAGGCCGCCGGGCGGCTCCTGGACGGCGCGGCGGAGGCGGCGGGCGCGGCGGCCGAGGTGCTGGCGCTGCTGCCGCTGCCGCGAGCCGCGCGGGTGATCGACCACATGACCCCGCACCGGGCGGCCCGGCTGGTGGGCGCGATGCCCCCCAGCCGGAGCGCGAGCATCCTGGCGCACACGGATGACCGGGTCATGGCCGCCGTCCTCGGCGCGCTCGGCATCGTCCCCGCCGCGGTCCGCCTGGTGGAGGCGATGACGATGCGGCGCGCCTGCCGGGTGCTCGGATACGTGCCGCCCGCCGTCGTCGCGGAACTGCTGTCCGCGACCTCGGACGGCCGTGCCGATCGGCTCCTCGACGGGCTCAGCCGTGCCGTACGCGACGAGATCGCCCGCCTGGCCGGCGGAGCGTGA
- a CDS encoding DUF4407 domain-containing protein yields the protein MRGFLSALSAGLIALSGARPEVLRTCPTERGKFEGIGGAVLTTSVLAVVSMTFALNSALGVNIVVAVAIALLWGLAILSLDRWLVSTIRADAPNRWALAVPRILIALVLGLVISTPLVLQVFKAEIDTQIAEMKQQRADTFAVRQEQGAVGKGVEQLRKEVADLQQVISSGGDIPLDLEQDPKIKALSAQRADEQKQADKHYKEWQCQLYGGANCPKKGPGPLAQESRRSYEKDKERIALLTRQMENRKRELNATGEQAKETRLAAAKEALPKVQRQLDAAVEQQTWIQRSFDEDNLATDGLLTRLRALNELTGKDLTLSMARLLLFALFLLIECLPVAVKLMQRPGIYDKALALAERHELDGIREEFGVRAGSRSRSRPTEPGGSDSVWRIWSPREDAPRRPGAAFGAEAQPPRGPNGTQAEPTEPGYEYGPLEDQALRGMTETHVLRRPGSGAERSGGIELLPDED from the coding sequence ATGAGAGGTTTCCTGAGCGCGCTGTCTGCGGGTTTGATCGCGCTGTCAGGAGCGCGCCCCGAGGTTCTCCGGACGTGCCCGACCGAACGCGGCAAATTCGAGGGTATCGGGGGCGCCGTCCTCACCACGAGCGTGCTCGCCGTCGTCTCCATGACGTTCGCCCTGAACAGCGCGCTCGGCGTCAACATCGTCGTCGCCGTCGCCATCGCTCTGCTGTGGGGCCTGGCGATCCTCAGCCTTGACCGGTGGCTTGTCTCCACCATCAGGGCTGACGCGCCGAACCGCTGGGCGCTGGCCGTGCCGCGCATCCTCATCGCCCTCGTGCTCGGCCTGGTGATCTCCACTCCGCTGGTGCTGCAGGTTTTCAAGGCCGAGATCGACACCCAGATCGCCGAGATGAAACAGCAGCGCGCCGACACCTTCGCCGTACGGCAGGAGCAGGGCGCGGTGGGGAAGGGTGTCGAGCAGCTCCGCAAGGAGGTGGCCGATCTGCAGCAGGTGATTTCCTCCGGCGGCGACATTCCCCTTGACCTGGAACAGGACCCGAAGATAAAGGCGCTGTCAGCCCAGCGCGCCGACGAGCAGAAGCAAGCGGACAAACACTACAAAGAGTGGCAGTGTCAGCTCTATGGCGGTGCAAACTGTCCCAAAAAGGGGCCGGGTCCACTCGCTCAGGAGAGCCGGCGTTCCTACGAAAAGGACAAGGAGCGCATCGCGCTGCTCACCCGGCAGATGGAGAACCGAAAGCGGGAGCTGAACGCGACCGGGGAACAGGCCAAGGAGACCCGGCTCGCCGCCGCGAAGGAGGCGCTGCCCAAGGTCCAGCGCCAGCTCGACGCCGCGGTCGAGCAACAGACCTGGATCCAGCGGTCCTTCGACGAGGACAACCTGGCCACCGACGGGCTGCTCACCCGGCTCCGGGCGCTCAACGAGCTGACCGGCAAGGACCTCACGCTCAGCATGGCCCGGCTGCTGCTGTTCGCATTGTTCCTGCTCATCGAATGCCTGCCGGTCGCGGTGAAGCTCATGCAGCGGCCCGGCATCTACGACAAGGCGCTCGCGCTCGCCGAGCGCCATGAGCTGGACGGCATACGCGAGGAGTTCGGCGTCCGCGCCGGGTCCCGGTCCCGGTCCCGGCCGACGGAGCCCGGCGGGTCGGACAGCGTCTGGCGCATCTGGTCGCCCCGAGAGGACGCGCCGCGACGGCCCGGCGCCGCCTTCGGGGCGGAGGCGCAGCCACCCCGGGGACCGAACGGCACCCAGGCCGAGCCGACCGAACCCGGCTACGAGTACGGGCCCCTGGAAGACCAGGCCCTGCGTGGCATGACGGAGACCCACGTCCTGCGGAGGCCGGGATCGGGTGCGGAGCGCTCGGGCGGGATCGAGCTGCTCCCCGACGAGGACTGA
- a CDS encoding PLP-dependent cysteine synthase family protein, translated as MPKTSTEDREWIAEAIRRVEADTNRSADTHLHVVNLPGPPGIDLYLKDESVHPTGSLKHRLARSLFLYALCNGWIHRDSTVVEASSGSTAVSEAYFARLLGLPFIAVMPEATSKEKVALIEWHGGHCHFVKRSSEVYDEARRVAAERGGHYMDQFTYAERATDWRGNNNIAESIFEQMAAEPHPVPSWIVVSAGTGGTSATIGRYVRYRRHPTRVLVADPEGSAFYQGWSRGTSDVTMSAQSRIEGIGRPRVEPSFVGGVIDDMEQVPDAASIATMRWLSARMGRMVGASTGTNVWAALCLIERMRHAGEQGSVVTLLCDAGERYLSTYFDDGWLAGHGIDIAPYARLLDAYDATGELLPATAVRL; from the coding sequence GTGCCCAAGACATCGACCGAAGACCGCGAGTGGATCGCCGAGGCCATCCGCCGGGTGGAAGCGGACACCAACCGCAGCGCCGACACCCACCTGCACGTCGTCAACCTGCCCGGCCCACCCGGAATCGACCTTTACCTCAAGGACGAGTCGGTGCACCCGACGGGCAGTCTCAAGCACCGGCTGGCCCGCTCACTGTTCCTGTACGCCCTGTGCAACGGCTGGATCCACCGCGACAGCACGGTCGTCGAGGCGTCCAGCGGCTCGACGGCGGTCAGCGAGGCCTATTTCGCCAGGCTGCTCGGCCTGCCGTTCATCGCCGTGATGCCGGAGGCGACCAGCAAGGAGAAGGTCGCGCTGATCGAGTGGCACGGCGGCCACTGCCACTTCGTGAAACGCTCCTCGGAGGTGTACGACGAGGCCCGCCGCGTCGCCGCCGAACGCGGCGGCCACTACATGGACCAGTTCACCTACGCCGAACGGGCGACCGACTGGCGCGGCAACAACAACATCGCCGAGTCCATCTTCGAGCAGATGGCCGCCGAACCGCACCCGGTACCGTCCTGGATCGTGGTCAGCGCGGGCACCGGCGGCACCTCGGCCACGATCGGCCGTTACGTCCGCTACCGCCGCCACCCGACCCGGGTGCTCGTCGCCGACCCCGAGGGCTCGGCCTTCTACCAGGGCTGGAGCCGCGGCACCTCCGACGTCACCATGTCCGCCCAGTCACGCATTGAGGGCATCGGCCGCCCGCGCGTCGAGCCGTCCTTCGTCGGCGGGGTCATCGACGACATGGAGCAGGTGCCCGACGCCGCCTCGATCGCCACGATGCGCTGGCTGTCGGCCCGGATGGGCCGGATGGTCGGCGCCTCCACCGGCACCAACGTCTGGGCCGCCCTGTGCCTCATCGAACGCATGCGCCACGCCGGTGAGCAGGGCAGCGTCGTCACGTTGCTGTGCGACGCCGGCGAACGGTATCTGAGCACCTACTTCGACGACGGCTGGCTCGCCGGGCACGGCATCGACATCGCCCCCTACGCGCGCCTGCTGGACGCCTACGACGCGACGGGCGAACTCCTCCCTGCCACGGCGGTCCGCCTCTGA
- a CDS encoding GNAT family N-acetyltransferase: protein MFALPLTARAELRPLEPWSAEEFLAHLDRAREHISPWVSPTFVATDLAEAGAVLRRYANKWSQDAGGIWGIWLEGTLVGGVMFVSFDPALGVCEAGCWLEPGAEGNGLITRAVERIVDWAVRERGIQRVEWRANAENVRSINVAKRLGMTHDGTLRQAYPGESRRIDIAVWSVLADEWRARGARSEADQAEIGGLSVG, encoded by the coding sequence ATGTTCGCCCTTCCCCTCACCGCCCGCGCCGAACTGCGGCCGCTTGAGCCGTGGTCGGCCGAGGAGTTCCTCGCCCATCTCGACCGGGCACGCGAGCACATCTCGCCGTGGGTGTCGCCGACATTCGTCGCCACCGACCTCGCCGAGGCCGGTGCGGTGCTGCGGCGCTACGCCAACAAGTGGTCACAGGACGCGGGCGGCATCTGGGGGATCTGGCTGGAGGGCACACTCGTCGGTGGCGTGATGTTCGTGTCGTTCGACCCCGCGCTGGGCGTCTGCGAGGCGGGCTGCTGGCTCGAACCCGGTGCGGAGGGGAACGGGCTGATCACCCGCGCCGTCGAGCGGATCGTCGACTGGGCGGTGAGAGAGCGCGGCATCCAGCGCGTCGAGTGGCGTGCCAACGCCGAAAACGTGCGCAGCATCAACGTCGCCAAGCGGCTGGGCATGACCCACGACGGCACCTTGCGGCAGGCCTACCCGGGCGAGAGCCGGCGCATCGACATCGCGGTCTGGTCGGTGCTCGCCGACGAGTGGCGCGCCCGCGGGGCGCGGAGCGAGGCGGACCAGGCCGAGATCGGCGGGCTGTCGGTGGGCTGA
- a CDS encoding TetR/AcrR family transcriptional regulator, with protein sequence MSPARTDHETRRHDVSEAVWRVLAEHGFAGLTLRAVAAAMGASTGLVTHYFAGKHELIVHALAILEARTQQRPRLKAPAIGLPTLRTRLLDMLPLTPEGVAMNRIWVGSWDVALSDPALFSAQATRYERIRAGLCTAIEDARHRGELPARADTQRLATTALSFTHGLVVQTLFAPERFPAEHQIELVDDFLATLTTERDHE encoded by the coding sequence ATGAGCCCCGCGCGCACCGACCATGAGACACGCCGCCACGACGTCTCCGAGGCGGTCTGGCGAGTCCTCGCCGAGCACGGGTTCGCCGGCCTCACCCTGCGCGCGGTCGCGGCGGCCATGGGGGCTTCCACCGGGCTCGTCACGCACTACTTCGCGGGCAAGCACGAGCTGATCGTCCATGCCCTCGCCATCCTGGAGGCACGCACCCAGCAGCGTCCGCGCCTGAAGGCGCCCGCGATCGGACTGCCCACGCTGCGCACCCGCCTGCTCGACATGCTCCCGCTGACACCGGAGGGTGTGGCGATGAACCGGATCTGGGTCGGCTCCTGGGACGTGGCGCTCTCCGACCCCGCGCTCTTCAGCGCGCAGGCCACCCGGTATGAGCGCATCCGCGCGGGGCTGTGCACCGCGATCGAAGACGCGCGGCACCGGGGCGAGCTGCCCGCTCGGGCCGATACGCAGCGGCTGGCGACGACTGCGCTGTCCTTCACGCACGGCCTGGTGGTGCAGACGCTCTTCGCCCCGGAAAGATTCCCGGCGGAGCACCAGATCGAGCTCGTCGACGACTTCCTCGCCACGCTCACCACCGAACGCGACCACGAATGA